A window of Mycolicibacterium madagascariense genomic DNA:
AGGTAGGGCCAGACGCCCGCCTTGTCGTAGTAGTCGCTGACCACCTGGGAGCCGGGCGCCATCGACGTCTTGACCCAGGGCTTGCTGGTCAGGCCCTTCTCGACGGCGTTGCGGGCCAGCAGTGCCGCGCCGAGCATGACCGACGGGTTGGACGTGTTGGTGCACGACGTGATGGCCGCGACCACCACCGCGCCATGGTCGAGCACGAACTCGCCGTGCTCGTCGGAGGTCACCGTCACGGGCTTGGACGGCCTGCCGTGCGAGCCGTTGGCCGCCGAGGGCCGCACGTCGGACTCGCCGTCGTCGGCGAAGGACAGCGCCACGGAGTCGCTGGCGGGGAAGGACTCGTCGACGGCCTCGTCGAGCTTGGTCTCCGGCGCCGGGTGGTTCTCCTCGACGTAGTTGTGAATGTCCTTGCGGAAGGCGATCTTCGACTCCGACAGCAGGATGCGGTCCTGCGGGCGCTTCGGTCCGGCGATGGAGGGCACCACGTCGCCGAGGTCGAGCTCGAGGTATTCGGAGTAGACGGGTTCCTTCTTGGGGTCGTGCCACATGCCCTGCGCCTTGGCGTACGCCTCGACGAGCGCGAGCTGCTCGTCGGAGCGTCCGGTCAGCCTCAGGTAGTCGACCGTCACCTCGTCGATCGGGAAGATGGCCGCCGTCGAGCCGAACTCCGGGCTCATGTTCCCCAGCGTGGCGCGGTTGGCCAGCGGAACCTCGGCGACGCCCTCGCCGTAGAACTCGACGAACTTGCCGACCACGCCGTGCTTGCGCAGCATGTCGGTCACGGTCAGCACCACGTCGGTGGCGGTGACGCCGGGCTTGATCTCCCCGGAGAGCTTGAAGCCGACGACGCGGGGGATGAGCATCGACACGGGCTGGCCGAGCATGGCGGCCTCGGCCTCGATGCCGCCGACGCCCCAGCCGAGCACGCCGAGACCGTTGACCATCGTCGTGTGGCTGTCGGTGCCGACGCACGTGTCGGGGTAGGCCACGCCATCGCGCGTCATCACGGTGCGGGCCAGGTATTCGATGTTGACCTGGTGCACGATGCCGGTGCCGGGCGGGACCACCTTGAAGTCGTCGAACGCGCCCTGACCCCAGCGCAGGAACTGGTAGCGCTCGCCGTTGCGGGAGTACTCGATGTCGACGTTGCGCTCGAAGGCCCCGGCGTTGCCGAACACGTCGACGATGACCGAGTGGTCGATGACCATCTCGGCGGGCGCCAGCGGATTGACCTTGTTCGGGTCGCCACCGAGGTCGCCGACCGCCTCGCGCATCGTGGCGAGGTCGACGATGCACGGCACGCCGGTGAAGTCCTGCATGATCACGCGGGCCGGGGTGAACTGGATCTCGATGCTGGGGTCGGCCTCGGGATCCCAGTTGGCGATGGCCTCGACGTGTTCCTTGGTGATGTTGGCACCGTCCTCGGTGCGGAGCAGGTTCTCGGCCAGGACCTTCAGGCTGTAGGGCAGCTTCTCGGTTCCTGGTACCGCGTCCAGGCGGTAGATCTCGTAGGACTCGTCCCCGACCTTCAGCGTGTCGTGGGCTCCGAACGAATTAACGCTGGTCACATCAACTCCCGGTTCGATCTTCGCCGTGACGGGCTGTGTCCCGGCGGTTGCGATTTCCAACAGTACGCTTGTCCTGTAAGCGACCTCGGCGCGGGCCCCAGTCTTCTCCTGATCGTGGCGCGCTGCCAGCCGTTTGGACGCCGTCGGCGGTGTCGGCGAACCACGGCGCAGCGTCCGGGGAAGGTAATCTCTGGCTGGTGACGACTCTGCAGCTGCCACTGTTCATCCCGTCGCAGGTCTGCGAGGCCGTCGGCAAGGACGCCGTCACCACGCCGCCCGACGTCTGCATGGATCTCGTCAAGGCGGACCTGCGCGACGACGGCGTCAGCGCACCCAAGGTCGCGGCCAACGCCGGACTGGCGCAGGTGGTCACCGCCGCCAAGCAGAAGGGCATCGACCTCAAGCTGGTCGTCCTGGATCAGAATCCGCCCATCGACACCCCGTTGCGCGACATCGCCACCGAAGTGGGCGAGACCTACCCCGGGTCGACGGTGCTGGTGCTCAGCCCCTCGTTCGCGGGCACCTACAGCGCGTCCTTCGACCGGGTCACGCTCGAGGCCGGGCAGGACATCGCGAAGGTCAGCGGGACCCCGGTGGCGGCGTCCCAGAATTTCCTCACCGAAATTACGACGCCCCATTTCCAATGGACGCCATTCACGATCGTCCTCGTCCTCGGCGTCGCCATCGCGGCCGTCGCAACCCGGATTCTCCAGTTTCGCGCGAAGCGGACTTTCGACGCGGAAACGCCTGCGGCGGCGGGCATCTGACGCTGCGAGATCGCAAATGCATTCGAATACCCATTCGATTCGCATCGTAATAGTCACCTTTCGATAACTTCCCCCCAATTACAAAGATGTAATTCCTTCGCGGCGTTTCCTTGGCGCAACTCGTGACGTACGGTGCAGAAGGCGTCGTGTGTTGCAGATGTGATTGATGTGACTTCTGTGGCTCGACGCCCGGGGAACGTGCTGCTGCGTTACCCGTTGGCCTGAGAGACCGGAGTCCAATGAGACGCACCCTTCGCGCCTCGGTGGCGAGTTCGCTCGCATGTGGTGTCCTCGTCACGACCGTGTTCACGTACGGGGTCGGCGTCGCGACCGCCGATCCGGTGGGCCCGCAAGGAATCGCGGGGCTCGTCGCCGCCGTGGCCAACGCCGATCAGAAGTTGCAGGACCTCGGGGCGCGCATCCAGTCGGAGCAGGAGGGGGTCAACAAGGCGATCGTCGCGGTACAGACCGCGCGGGACGACGCCGCCGCCGCGCAAGCCCAGGTCCAGACGAGCCAGGCCAAGCTCGCCGACGCCGACGCCGCCATCGCCGCGGCGCAGACGCACTTCGACGCGTTCGCCGCCTCGAACTACGTGAACGGTCCTTCGGCGTCCTACGTCACCGCGAAGGATCCAGCCGACATCCTCGACACCGCGGCGGTCGGCCAGACACTGAACGTCAGCACCCAGCAGGCCATCACCGATCTGCAGCGGGCCCGCACCGAGCGCGTCAACGAGGAGTCCGCGGCGCGGGCGGCCAAGCAGAAGGCCGACCAGGCCCTCCTCGACGCGCAGTCCAGCCAGGATGCCGCGGTCGCATCGCTCACCCAGGCGCAGCAGACGTTCAAGGATCAGCAGGCCCAACTCGACCAACTGACCGCCGAACGCTCGGCAGCCCAGGCCGAGCTGGCCGCCGCGCGCGACTGGTCGACGCCCGCCACGGGAGTCGCACCGCAGGCCGCCCCCCAGGCCGCCGCCGCGGCACCGGGCAACCCCGCGGCCAACTGGGACCGCGACCCGTCGGCGGCCGCGCCCGGCAACTCGCGGTGGGACACCGGCTGGGACCCCACGCTGCCCGCCATCCCGAGCGCCTTCGTCAGCGGTGACCCCGTCGCCATCCTCAACGGCGTGCTCGGGATCGCCTCGACGTCCTCGCAGTTGACCAGCCAGATGGGGCACAGCTTCCTGCAGAAGCTGGGCCTCGTGCCCACCGACAGCGGGTTCACCAACGGCGCCATCCCGCGCGTCTACGGCCGCCAGGCCTCCGAGTACGTCATCCGCCGGGCCGGCTCCCAGATCGGCGTGCCCTACTCGTGGGGCGGCGGCACCGCGGCCGGACCCAGCCGGGGCATCGACTCCGGGGCGGGGACGACCGGCTTCGACTGCTCCGGCCTCATCCTGTACGCCTTCGCCGGCGTCGGCATCAGGCTGCCGCACTACTCGGGCGCGCAGTACGACATGGGCCGCAAGATCCCGGCGTCGCAGATGCGTCGCGGCGACGTGATCTTCTACGGCCCGGGCGGCGCCCAGCACGTCACCCTGTACCTCGGCGCAGGCAAGATGCTCGAGGCGCCCTACACGGGTTCCGACGTCCACATCTCCGACGTCCGCACCAGTGGCATGACGCCCTACGTCGTCCGATACATCGAATACTGATGGCGACCGTCGTGCCCAGCAGCCTCACCCGCCGCCTGCTCGTCATGGCAATGACGTTGTGCGCCTTCATGATTGCGTTCGTCGGGGCGCCGACCGCCAGCGCCGATCCCACCGACGGGGAATGGGACCCGACGCTGCCCAA
This region includes:
- a CDS encoding Rv1476 family membrane protein; amino-acid sequence: MTTLQLPLFIPSQVCEAVGKDAVTTPPDVCMDLVKADLRDDGVSAPKVAANAGLAQVVTAAKQKGIDLKLVVLDQNPPIDTPLRDIATEVGETYPGSTVLVLSPSFAGTYSASFDRVTLEAGQDIAKVSGTPVAASQNFLTEITTPHFQWTPFTIVLVLGVAIAAVATRILQFRAKRTFDAETPAAAGI
- the acnA gene encoding aconitate hydratase AcnA codes for the protein MTSVNSFGAHDTLKVGDESYEIYRLDAVPGTEKLPYSLKVLAENLLRTEDGANITKEHVEAIANWDPEADPSIEIQFTPARVIMQDFTGVPCIVDLATMREAVGDLGGDPNKVNPLAPAEMVIDHSVIVDVFGNAGAFERNVDIEYSRNGERYQFLRWGQGAFDDFKVVPPGTGIVHQVNIEYLARTVMTRDGVAYPDTCVGTDSHTTMVNGLGVLGWGVGGIEAEAAMLGQPVSMLIPRVVGFKLSGEIKPGVTATDVVLTVTDMLRKHGVVGKFVEFYGEGVAEVPLANRATLGNMSPEFGSTAAIFPIDEVTVDYLRLTGRSDEQLALVEAYAKAQGMWHDPKKEPVYSEYLELDLGDVVPSIAGPKRPQDRILLSESKIAFRKDIHNYVEENHPAPETKLDEAVDESFPASDSVALSFADDGESDVRPSAANGSHGRPSKPVTVTSDEHGEFVLDHGAVVVAAITSCTNTSNPSVMLGAALLARNAVEKGLTSKPWVKTSMAPGSQVVSDYYDKAGVWPYLEKLGFFLVGYGCTTCIGNTGPLPDAISKAINDNDLSVTAVLSGNRNFEGRISPDVKMNYLASPPLVIAYALAGTMDFDFETEPLGQDGDGNDVFLKDIWPSSKEISDVIASSIDRKMFTDSYADVFKGDERWRNLPTPEGKTFAWDPNSTYVRKPPYFDGMPADPEPVTDIKGARVLALLGDSVTTDHISPAGNIKAGTPAAQYLEENGVEKTDYNSYGSRRGNHEVMIRGTFANIRLRNQLLDDVSGGYTRDFTQDGGPQAFIYDAAQNYAAAGIPLVVLGGKEYGSGSSRDWAAKGTSLLGVRAVITESFERIHRSNLIGMGVVPLQFPAGESAASLKLDGTETFDITGIEALNEGTTPKSMHVTATKEDGSKVEFDAVVRIDTPGEADYYRNGGILQYVLRNMLKS
- the ripA gene encoding NlpC/P60 family peptidoglycan endopeptidase RipA, with the protein product MRRTLRASVASSLACGVLVTTVFTYGVGVATADPVGPQGIAGLVAAVANADQKLQDLGARIQSEQEGVNKAIVAVQTARDDAAAAQAQVQTSQAKLADADAAIAAAQTHFDAFAASNYVNGPSASYVTAKDPADILDTAAVGQTLNVSTQQAITDLQRARTERVNEESAARAAKQKADQALLDAQSSQDAAVASLTQAQQTFKDQQAQLDQLTAERSAAQAELAAARDWSTPATGVAPQAAPQAAAAAPGNPAANWDRDPSAAAPGNSRWDTGWDPTLPAIPSAFVSGDPVAILNGVLGIASTSSQLTSQMGHSFLQKLGLVPTDSGFTNGAIPRVYGRQASEYVIRRAGSQIGVPYSWGGGTAAGPSRGIDSGAGTTGFDCSGLILYAFAGVGIRLPHYSGAQYDMGRKIPASQMRRGDVIFYGPGGAQHVTLYLGAGKMLEAPYTGSDVHISDVRTSGMTPYVVRYIEY